One window of the Falco biarmicus isolate bFalBia1 chromosome 2, bFalBia1.pri, whole genome shotgun sequence genome contains the following:
- the CCDC70 gene encoding LOW QUALITY PROTEIN: coiled-coil domain-containing protein 70 (The sequence of the model RefSeq protein was modified relative to this genomic sequence to represent the inferred CDS: deleted 1 base in 1 codon; substituted 5 bases at 5 genomic stop codons) yields the protein MSSRPELPLPAMSCSPYHISCLKKLIKKLWADRALQXEVQSFQEAVKSFXEKIKGFXEKTQRSQDGHPSLLEEGKPIWAEEGAFXQEEKAIQEEAQVFWRCIVTSKDYNAFXKKDKDFWKEDQLLWGKDRVLLNKDRVLWEEGEVLWANKTALLEKGRALWEDEALQEDEKNLKEYEMLIWKKAFGPEGEDIFRDATVHMGKA from the exons ATGAGCAGCAGACCCGAGCTGCCATTGCCAGCTATGTCCTGCTCTCCCTACCACATCTCCTGCCTGAAGAAGCTCATCAAGAAGCTGTGGGCTGACAGAGCCCTTCAGTAGGAGGTTCAGAGTTTTCAGGAGGCAGTGAAGAGCTTTTAGGAGAAGATCAAGGgcttttaggaaaaaacccagagatCTCAAGATGGCCATCCAAGCCTTCTGGAAGAGGGAAAGCCCATCTGGGCGGAGGAAGGTGCCTTTtgacaggaagaaaaggctATTCAGGAGGAAGCCCAAGTCTTCTGGAGGTGTATCGTGACTTCT AAGGACTATAATGCTTTCTGAAAGAAGGATAAGGATTTCTGGAAAGAAGATCAGCTCCTCTGGGGCAAAGACAGGGTCCTTTTGAACAAGGACAGAGTCCTATGGGAAGAAGGAGAAGTTCTGTGGGCAAACAAAACAGCTCTCCTGGAAAAGGGGAGAGCTCTCTGGGAAGATGAGGCCCTtcaggaagatgaaaaaaacctcaaggaGTATGAAATGTTGATTTGGAAGAAGGCCTTTGGTCCTGAGGGAGAGGATATCTTCAGAGATGCCACTGTCCACATGGGAAAAGCATAA